In the genome of Paenibacillus pabuli, one region contains:
- a CDS encoding Mrp/NBP35 family ATP-binding protein → MLSKEQILELLQPLQEPQLGVSLTELQWVRDVMVKETHVALTMVTLENRTEDTTALSDAARNLLSQHGVSDVHIRLRAASEHERESLNIGQADHEDDQDEVLVKGHAAGLDGHELLSPESGVRFIAVASGKGGVGKSTVTVNLAAALARQGKKVGLIDADIYGFSVPDMMGIEEYPVVEDGVIQPVERFGVKVMSMGFFIRENNPVIWRGPMLGRMLRQFFTDVNWGELDYMLLDLPPGTGDVALDVHQMLPHSKEIIVTTPHATAAFVAARAGAMAIQTEHELLGVVENMAYYECSKCGEKDYVFGRGGGGTLAESLHTELLAQIPLGAPDNHISEPDFSPSVYKADSSIGVIYDEVAQSVDAKF, encoded by the coding sequence ATGTTATCAAAAGAACAGATACTTGAACTATTGCAGCCATTGCAGGAACCGCAATTGGGCGTAAGTTTGACTGAACTGCAGTGGGTCCGTGATGTCATGGTTAAAGAAACTCATGTTGCTCTTACTATGGTGACGCTGGAGAACCGCACAGAGGATACAACTGCTCTAAGTGATGCTGCGCGCAACCTTTTGTCCCAACACGGAGTGAGTGATGTACATATTCGGCTGCGTGCAGCGTCAGAGCATGAGCGTGAGAGTCTGAATATAGGACAAGCGGATCATGAGGACGACCAGGACGAAGTGCTTGTTAAAGGCCATGCAGCAGGGCTGGATGGGCATGAGTTGTTAAGTCCTGAATCAGGCGTACGTTTTATTGCTGTTGCTAGTGGTAAAGGGGGGGTTGGTAAATCAACGGTAACCGTTAATTTGGCTGCCGCTCTGGCACGACAAGGCAAGAAGGTTGGTTTGATCGATGCAGATATATATGGCTTCAGTGTTCCTGATATGATGGGCATAGAAGAATATCCGGTCGTTGAGGACGGGGTGATCCAGCCTGTAGAACGTTTCGGCGTAAAAGTCATGTCGATGGGATTCTTTATTCGGGAGAATAACCCGGTGATCTGGCGTGGACCTATGTTGGGGCGGATGCTGCGCCAATTCTTTACCGATGTAAACTGGGGAGAGTTGGATTATATGCTGCTTGATCTACCTCCGGGTACGGGTGACGTGGCATTAGACGTTCATCAGATGCTGCCACACAGCAAAGAAATCATCGTTACAACCCCACATGCAACCGCTGCTTTTGTAGCTGCACGCGCAGGTGCCATGGCTATTCAGACCGAACATGAGCTACTTGGTGTCGTAGAGAATATGGCTTATTATGAATGCAGCAAATGCGGAGAGAAAGATTATGTATTTGGTCGGGGCGGCGGGGGCACTCTTGCCGAGAGCCTTCATACAGAGCTGCTTGCGCAGATTCCTCTGGGAGCGCCGGATAATCATATCTCGGAGCCGGATTTCTCCCCATCCGTGTATAAGGCAGATTCAAGCATCGGTGTGATCTATGACGAGGTTGCTCAGTCTGTTGATGCCAAATTTTAA
- the cwlD gene encoding N-acetylmuramoyl-L-alanine amidase CwlD, whose translation MFVAVVTYELPSSKMSGYWGLPLAGKVIAIDAGHGGPDGGAVSKQGVIEKDINLSIALYVRDYLQQAGALVVMTREIDTDLAATDTKGYSKRKTEDLKQRVRRIEDKQADLFISIHMNSVPSNRWSGAQVFYTPNHPDNKGLANLLQQEMIRNLENTDRIAKTVNTVYLFQALKIPSALVEVGFLSHPEEARLLADETYQRKVAASIYNGILRYSSGERPKS comes from the coding sequence ATGTTTGTGGCAGTGGTGACGTATGAGCTGCCCTCCTCCAAAATGTCCGGTTACTGGGGGTTGCCTCTAGCGGGTAAAGTCATAGCCATTGATGCAGGACATGGTGGACCAGATGGGGGAGCCGTGAGTAAGCAGGGAGTCATCGAGAAAGATATCAATCTGTCCATCGCGCTGTACGTACGAGATTATCTGCAGCAAGCAGGGGCTTTGGTTGTGATGACACGGGAAATAGACACCGATCTGGCTGCTACAGATACCAAGGGTTACTCCAAACGCAAAACGGAAGACCTGAAACAAAGAGTAAGAAGAATCGAGGATAAGCAGGCAGATCTCTTTATCAGCATTCATATGAACAGTGTTCCTTCGAACCGCTGGAGTGGTGCTCAAGTTTTTTATACACCCAATCATCCTGATAATAAAGGATTAGCCAACCTGCTTCAGCAAGAAATGATTCGTAATTTGGAAAATACAGATCGAATCGCGAAAACGGTAAATACCGTTTATTTGTTCCAGGCGTTAAAAATTCCTTCGGCACTTGTGGAGGTCGGTTTCCTTTCTCACCCGGAAGAGGCCCGTCTGCTTGCTGATGAGACCTATCAGCGTAAAGTGGCTGCATCCATTTATAACGGAATTCTCCGTTATTCTTCAGGCGAACGTCCTAAAAGTTAG
- a CDS encoding phosphoadenylyl-sulfate reductase, whose translation MNLLEKEELARTKAEELENASPEDIIRYAIETFPNITFACSFGAEDVVLVDMLQKISPTTDIFYLDTDFHFKETYETRDKMKEKYNLDFVRVAPKITPEEQAAQHGDELWKSDPNACCNIRKVEPLTRILSQYDAWITGIRRDQAPTRANSKKVEYDVKFGLMKFNPIADWTSEDVWDYIRANNVVYNPLHDQNYPSIGCEYCTRQVMPGEDPRAGRWSGNEKTECGLHK comes from the coding sequence ATGAACTTGTTGGAGAAAGAAGAACTGGCACGGACGAAAGCTGAAGAATTGGAAAACGCTAGTCCAGAAGATATTATTCGTTATGCGATTGAGACATTTCCAAATATTACTTTTGCGTGCAGCTTCGGTGCGGAGGATGTTGTACTTGTAGATATGCTTCAGAAGATCAGCCCAACCACAGATATATTTTATCTGGATACTGATTTTCATTTTAAGGAAACATATGAGACACGTGACAAAATGAAAGAGAAATATAATCTTGATTTTGTACGCGTGGCACCGAAGATTACTCCTGAAGAGCAGGCAGCTCAACATGGGGATGAACTGTGGAAATCGGATCCCAATGCTTGTTGTAATATTCGGAAGGTTGAGCCGCTGACACGTATTCTATCCCAATACGATGCATGGATTACCGGTATTCGGAGAGATCAGGCGCCCACGCGTGCAAATTCCAAGAAGGTCGAGTATGACGTCAAGTTTGGTCTAATGAAGTTTAACCCGATCGCTGACTGGACTTCTGAGGATGTATGGGACTACATCCGTGCCAATAATGTCGTGTACAATCCGTTGCATGATCAAAATTACCCGAGTATAGGTTGTGAGTACTGCACACGTCAGGTTATGCCTGGAGAAGATCCACGTGCGGGACGCTGGTCTGGGAATGAAAAAACGGAATGTGGTCTTCATAAATAA
- the rpsI gene encoding 30S ribosomal protein S9, translating to MAQVQYYGTGRRKHSVARVRLVPGEGRIVINKRDINEYFGLETLKLIVKQPLNLTETLSNYDVLVIAHGGGISGQAGAIRHGISRALLKADPEYRASLKKAGFLTRDPRMKERKKYGLKAARRAPQFSKR from the coding sequence ATGGCACAAGTACAATACTATGGGACAGGTCGTCGTAAACATTCGGTAGCTCGTGTTCGCCTTGTACCGGGTGAAGGACGCATTGTCATCAATAAACGTGATATTAATGAATACTTCGGTTTGGAAACACTCAAACTGATCGTAAAACAACCATTGAACCTGACAGAAACACTCAGCAACTATGATGTTCTTGTTATCGCTCATGGTGGCGGAATCTCCGGTCAAGCCGGCGCAATCCGTCATGGTATCTCCCGCGCGCTGTTGAAAGCAGATCCGGAATACCGTGCATCCCTGAAAAAAGCTGGATTCCTGACTCGTGACCCACGGATGAAAGAGCGTAAAAAATACGGTCTCAAAGCCGCACGTCGCGCACCTCAGTTCTCCAAACGTTAA
- the rplM gene encoding 50S ribosomal protein L13, which yields MRTTYMAKPNEVERQWHIIDAEGKTLGRLASEAAALIRGKHKPQFTPHVDTGDFVVIINAEKIVLTGKKMQGKKYYRHSMHPGGLKVTTAEEMVKNKPERMLELAVRGMLPKTRMGEKMKLRLKAYRGTEHPHAAQKPEVYELRG from the coding sequence ATGCGTACTACGTACATGGCGAAGCCTAACGAAGTTGAGCGCCAATGGCACATCATTGATGCTGAAGGCAAAACCCTCGGACGTTTGGCGAGCGAAGCAGCTGCTTTGATCCGCGGCAAACATAAGCCACAATTCACTCCACATGTGGACACTGGCGATTTCGTTGTTATCATCAATGCAGAGAAAATTGTATTGACTGGTAAAAAAATGCAAGGTAAAAAATACTACCGTCACTCGATGCACCCAGGTGGTTTGAAAGTAACTACTGCTGAAGAGATGGTTAAAAACAAACCGGAACGTATGTTGGAATTGGCTGTTCGCGGTATGCTTCCTAAAACTCGCATGGGCGAGAAAATGAAGCTGAGACTTAAAGCGTACAGAGGCACTGAGCATCCACATGCAGCACAAAAACCAGAAGTTTATGAACTTCGCGGTTAA
- the truA gene encoding tRNA pseudouridine(38-40) synthase TruA has protein sequence MRNLCMTLTYDGTAYYGFQVQPGGNTIQDHLEDAIFALTGEKVKITGSGRTDAGVHARRQIFNFPTESQIPIERWCIALNARLPSDIIVIDAVEVPNDFHSRYAAKKKTYRYTINANQFPDVFNRRLQYHHHAKLDIAAMQEGLRHFIGTYDFTSFASRKSQKENHVRSVYEAWIEVDRSMCRDHPRDQGVIHVYVSGNGFLQHMVRIIVGTLLEIGEGKRKAADVPNMISACNRSAAGPTAVSCGLMLWDLEYKKD, from the coding sequence ATGCGCAACTTGTGTATGACGTTAACTTATGATGGCACTGCCTATTACGGCTTTCAGGTTCAGCCGGGTGGGAATACCATTCAGGACCATCTTGAAGATGCCATTTTTGCTCTAACCGGTGAGAAGGTCAAAATTACAGGTTCAGGCAGAACGGATGCAGGCGTTCACGCACGCAGACAGATCTTCAATTTCCCTACGGAATCCCAGATCCCGATTGAACGATGGTGTATTGCGCTCAACGCCAGATTACCATCCGATATTATCGTTATTGATGCGGTTGAAGTACCTAACGATTTTCATTCTCGCTATGCAGCGAAAAAGAAAACCTATCGGTATACCATCAATGCGAATCAATTTCCGGATGTATTCAATCGGAGGCTGCAATATCATCATCATGCCAAGCTGGATATTGCGGCAATGCAGGAGGGTTTGCGTCATTTTATTGGTACGTATGATTTCACCTCCTTTGCTTCACGCAAGTCTCAGAAAGAAAATCATGTACGTTCGGTATACGAAGCATGGATAGAAGTGGACCGATCCATGTGTAGGGACCATCCGCGCGATCAGGGTGTCATTCACGTCTATGTGAGTGGTAACGGCTTTTTGCAGCATATGGTTCGTATCATTGTGGGTACACTGCTGGAGATCGGAGAGGGCAAACGGAAAGCCGCTGATGTACCGAATATGATTTCTGCTTGTAATCGTTCTGCTGCAGGACCTACTGCGGTTAGCTGCGGTTTAATGCTCTGGGACCTTGAATACAAAAAAGATTGA
- the rplQ gene encoding 50S ribosomal protein L17, with the protein MAYQKLGRNSSARKALFRDLVTDLFLYERIQTTEAKAKEVRSIAEKLITKAKKGDLHARRQVAAYVRRETVDGEQDAIQKLFSELSGRYAERPGGYTRILKLGPRRGDAAPMVYLELVDRA; encoded by the coding sequence ATGGCATACCAAAAGTTGGGCCGTAATTCCAGCGCACGTAAAGCTTTGTTCCGTGACCTGGTAACCGACCTGTTCTTATACGAACGCATTCAGACAACTGAAGCGAAAGCAAAAGAGGTTCGCTCCATTGCTGAAAAACTGATCACTAAAGCGAAAAAGGGAGATCTTCATGCCCGTCGCCAAGTGGCAGCTTATGTTCGCCGCGAAACTGTTGATGGTGAGCAAGATGCAATCCAAAAACTGTTTAGCGAATTGTCCGGTCGTTACGCTGAGCGTCCAGGTGGATACACTCGTATCCTTAAACTGGGACCTCGTCGTGGTGACGCTGCGCCTATGGTTTACTTGGAACTGGTTGACCGCGCGTAG
- a CDS encoding DNA-directed RNA polymerase subunit alpha codes for MIEIEKPKIETVDVNDDGTYGKFVVEPLERGYGTTLGNSLRRILLSSLPGAAVSSVQIDGVLHEFATVPGVMEDVTEIILNLKALSLKIHSDEEKVLEIDAEGEGAITAGDIRADSDVEILNPDLHIATLGPGSRLHMRIFANRGRGYVQADRNKRDDQPIGVIPVDSIFTPISRVNYAVENTRVGQVTNYDKLTLEVWTDGSIRPEEAVSLGAKILTEHLMLFVGLTDEAKDAEIMVEKEEDKKEKVLEMTIEELDLSVRSYNCLKRAGINTVQELTTKTEEDMMKVRNLGRKSLEEVQEKLEELGLGLRTEE; via the coding sequence GTGATTGAAATCGAAAAGCCGAAAATTGAGACGGTAGACGTCAACGATGATGGCACCTATGGGAAATTCGTAGTAGAACCGCTGGAGCGCGGATACGGTACGACGCTTGGAAACTCGCTTCGCCGAATCTTGCTCTCGTCACTGCCGGGTGCGGCAGTGTCTTCGGTTCAAATCGATGGCGTTCTGCATGAATTTGCTACAGTTCCTGGCGTAATGGAAGATGTTACGGAGATTATTTTAAACCTGAAAGCTTTGTCGCTCAAAATTCATTCTGACGAGGAGAAAGTACTCGAGATTGATGCTGAAGGCGAAGGAGCAATTACGGCTGGAGATATCCGTGCTGATTCCGATGTTGAAATCCTTAACCCGGATCTTCATATTGCTACGCTAGGACCAGGTTCGAGACTTCACATGCGTATTTTTGCCAATCGCGGTCGCGGCTACGTCCAGGCAGATCGGAATAAACGCGATGACCAGCCGATCGGCGTCATCCCTGTCGATTCCATCTTCACCCCGATTAGCCGCGTTAACTACGCTGTGGAAAATACGCGTGTTGGCCAAGTAACCAACTATGACAAGCTCACGTTGGAAGTTTGGACTGACGGAAGTATTCGTCCTGAAGAGGCTGTAAGCCTTGGCGCTAAAATTTTGACCGAGCATCTGATGCTCTTCGTGGGTCTTACAGACGAAGCGAAAGATGCAGAGATCATGGTCGAAAAAGAAGAAGACAAAAAAGAAAAAGTGCTCGAAATGACGATCGAAGAGCTGGATCTCTCTGTTCGTTCCTACAACTGCCTCAAACGTGCCGGTATTAATACCGTGCAAGAGCTGACTACGAAAACGGAAGAAGACATGATGAAAGTCCGTAACCTCGGACGCAAGTCTTTGGAAGAAGTTCAAGAGAAGCTTGAGGAGCTCGGTTTGGGACTCCGTACAGAAGAATAG
- the rpsK gene encoding 30S ribosomal protein S11: MAKPKKVVRTKRRDRKNIESGVAHIRSTFNNTIVTITDPHGNAISWASSGGLGFRGSRKSTPFAAQMAAETAAKAAMEHGMKAVEVMVKGPGAGREAAIRSLQAAGLEVNLIKDVTPVPHNGCRPPKRRRV, translated from the coding sequence ATGGCTAAACCGAAAAAAGTCGTACGTACTAAACGTCGTGACCGTAAAAATATTGAATCTGGCGTGGCGCATATCCGTTCCACTTTCAATAACACTATCGTTACCATTACGGATCCTCACGGAAATGCAATTTCGTGGGCAAGCTCCGGCGGCCTCGGATTCAGAGGTTCCCGTAAATCGACTCCGTTTGCTGCACAAATGGCTGCTGAGACTGCTGCCAAAGCGGCAATGGAACATGGGATGAAAGCCGTTGAGGTTATGGTTAAAGGACCAGGCGCAGGCCGTGAAGCAGCGATCCGCTCTTTGCAAGCTGCTGGTCTTGAAGTTAACCTGATCAAAGACGTAACTCCAGTCCCGCATAACGGATGCCGTCCTCCAAAACGTCGTCGTGTCTAA
- the rpsM gene encoding 30S ribosomal protein S13 codes for MARIAGVDLPRDKRVEIALTYIFGIGKTTSQKILSTTGINPDTRVRDLTEDEVSKLRESIDKEVKVEGDLRREISLNIKRLTEIGCYRGVRHRRGLPVRGQRTKTNARTRKGPRRTVANKKK; via the coding sequence ATGGCACGTATAGCTGGTGTGGATTTGCCACGTGATAAGCGCGTTGAGATCGCCTTGACTTATATTTTCGGAATCGGTAAAACGACTTCCCAGAAAATTCTGAGCACAACAGGCATCAATCCGGACACTCGTGTTCGTGATTTGACGGAAGATGAAGTCAGCAAATTGCGTGAAAGTATCGATAAAGAGGTCAAAGTAGAAGGTGACCTGCGTCGTGAAATCTCTTTGAATATTAAACGTTTGACGGAGATCGGTTGTTACCGTGGAGTTCGTCATCGTCGTGGTCTGCCTGTTCGTGGACAACGTACGAAAACGAATGCTCGTACTCGTAAAGGTCCTCGTCGTACTGTAGCGAACAAGAAGAAATAA
- the rpmJ gene encoding 50S ribosomal protein L36, whose amino-acid sequence MKVRPSVKPICEKCKVIRRKGNVMVICENPKHKQKQG is encoded by the coding sequence ATGAAGGTAAGACCTTCGGTCAAGCCGATTTGCGAAAAATGCAAAGTCATTCGCCGCAAAGGGAATGTTATGGTTATCTGTGAAAATCCGAAACACAAACAAAAACAAGGTTAA
- the infA gene encoding translation initiation factor IF-1 — protein MAKEDVIEVEGTVLEPLPNATFKVELENGHQILAHVSGKLRMHFIRILTGDKVVVQLSPYDLTKGRITYRK, from the coding sequence ATGGCCAAGGAAGATGTCATTGAAGTGGAAGGTACGGTTCTTGAGCCGCTGCCGAATGCGACGTTCAAGGTTGAGCTTGAGAACGGTCATCAAATTCTCGCTCACGTTTCTGGCAAGTTGCGGATGCACTTTATCCGTATCCTGACTGGAGACAAAGTGGTTGTTCAGTTATCACCTTATGATTTGACAAAAGGTCGTATAACTTACCGTAAATAG
- a CDS encoding KOW domain-containing RNA-binding protein translates to MNNQSNPQLGQLVKIRKGRNADQAAVIVAIADSRFVYIADGDKRKFDQPKKKNILHLELQPMISSEVVNSLNESGRVTNGKLRYAVHSFLESTNIQAEEKGD, encoded by the coding sequence ATGAACAATCAGTCTAATCCGCAGCTCGGTCAACTTGTGAAGATCCGTAAAGGCCGCAATGCGGACCAAGCCGCAGTAATTGTTGCTATAGCGGACAGCAGGTTCGTATATATTGCGGATGGAGACAAACGTAAGTTTGATCAACCCAAGAAGAAGAATATTCTTCATCTTGAACTCCAACCGATGATTAGCAGCGAGGTCGTAAACAGTTTAAACGAGAGTGGTCGGGTGACAAACGGAAAGCTCCGCTATGCGGTTCATTCGTTTCTGGAATCCACCAACATTCAAGCTGAAGAGAAAGGAGACTGA
- the map gene encoding type I methionyl aminopeptidase, giving the protein MIIGKSETELGLMREAGRIVAETHRLLAEHIAPGITTGELDQMADQYIRSQGAVPSFKGYNGFPASVCASVNEELVHGFPGKRKLNEGDIVTFDIGAQYQGYHGDSAWTYPVGRISEEARRLLDVTEASLYAGLALVKPDVRLFTISHAIQKYIEDEGFSVVREYVGHGIGADLHEEPQIPNYGLPDRGPRLKAGMVLAIEPMVNAGRRYVKTLEDNWTVVTVDGSLCAHFEHTVAVTPEGMEIFTKLNA; this is encoded by the coding sequence ATGATCATTGGTAAGTCCGAAACGGAACTGGGCTTGATGAGGGAAGCAGGGAGAATTGTTGCGGAAACGCATCGTCTCTTGGCAGAGCATATCGCTCCCGGTATTACGACTGGAGAACTTGACCAAATGGCCGATCAATACATCCGCAGTCAAGGAGCTGTGCCGTCTTTCAAAGGTTATAACGGTTTCCCTGCCAGTGTGTGCGCTTCAGTGAATGAAGAGTTGGTGCATGGATTTCCCGGCAAACGAAAGTTGAACGAGGGCGATATCGTTACGTTTGACATTGGCGCGCAGTACCAGGGGTATCACGGAGATTCCGCCTGGACTTATCCAGTCGGCCGTATTTCCGAAGAAGCCCGTCGTCTTCTGGACGTTACCGAGGCTTCGTTATACGCAGGTCTGGCGCTGGTTAAACCGGACGTTCGCTTGTTTACAATATCTCATGCGATTCAGAAATATATTGAAGATGAAGGGTTCTCGGTAGTACGTGAATATGTCGGTCACGGCATAGGAGCGGATCTCCACGAAGAACCACAGATTCCGAACTATGGTCTTCCTGATCGGGGACCACGGCTTAAAGCGGGCATGGTGCTGGCCATAGAGCCGATGGTTAACGCAGGTAGACGGTATGTGAAAACGTTGGAAGATAACTGGACTGTCGTCACTGTTGATGGATCGTTATGTGCCCACTTTGAACACACCGTAGCAGTTACACCAGAAGGCATGGAAATTTTCACAAAACTGAATGCGTAG
- a CDS encoding adenylate kinase: protein MNILFMGPPGAGKGTQADVIVKEFGIPHISTGDAFRLAIKQGTPIGLKAKEYMDQGLLVPDDVTIGIVEERLQQPDCREGFLLDGFPRTLSQAEALDGILDRLNSGLDHVINLKVDRNKLLARLTGRRICKNCGATYHVVFNPPKQEGICDKCGGDLYQRSDDNEESVGTRLDEYINKTAPLLTFYENKGLLRQMDGEQDIDQVSHDIVSLLRG, encoded by the coding sequence GTGAACATCCTATTCATGGGCCCTCCGGGGGCAGGAAAAGGAACGCAAGCAGACGTCATTGTGAAAGAGTTCGGTATTCCCCACATTTCAACAGGCGATGCATTTCGTCTCGCGATTAAGCAGGGAACTCCCATTGGCCTGAAAGCCAAGGAATATATGGATCAAGGATTGCTCGTACCAGATGATGTAACGATCGGCATCGTTGAAGAACGATTGCAGCAGCCTGATTGCAGAGAAGGATTCCTCTTGGATGGTTTTCCAAGAACCCTGTCTCAAGCAGAAGCGCTCGATGGCATTCTGGATCGACTGAACTCAGGTCTCGATCATGTAATCAACCTGAAAGTGGACCGCAACAAGTTGCTCGCCCGTCTGACGGGTCGTCGCATTTGTAAGAACTGTGGTGCCACCTATCATGTCGTGTTCAATCCGCCCAAGCAGGAAGGTATCTGTGATAAATGCGGCGGTGACTTGTACCAGCGCTCTGATGATAATGAAGAGAGCGTAGGCACACGTCTCGACGAATATATCAACAAAACAGCACCACTCCTCACATTTTATGAGAACAAAGGCCTTCTTCGTCAAATGGACGGAGAACAGGATATCGATCAAGTTTCTCATGATATCGTGTCCCTGCTGCGAGGTTAA
- the secY gene encoding preprotein translocase subunit SecY has product MFKTLKNIWRVEDLRKRVLFTLFVLIIYRIGSFVPVPGVNKEVFEATNSAGKEVFGLLNTFSGGALFQFSIFALGIVPYITASIIVQLLSMDVIPKLAEWAKQGEQGKKKSAQLTRYLTVGLALIQAFGTSIGFNRLYNTEMVPNATFADYILIAIVLTAGTSFLMWLGEQITEKGIGNGISILIFAGILSTVPNIIKQTIESDFIQADQLFMNILKGVIVAIVIVLIIIGVIYIQQAIRKIPVQYAKRVVGNKMYGGQNTHIPLKINAAGVIPVIFASSLLMFPSIIANFWADRAWAQWIGANLTTHKPLGMLLYVVMIFGFTFFYTFVQMNPQQMADNMKKNGGYIPGIRPGKATEKYLTRVMTRLTTAGAIFLAVISVLPVILGALSGLPQSAQIGGTSLLIVIGVALDTMKQIESQLIKRHYKGFINK; this is encoded by the coding sequence ATGTTCAAGACCCTAAAGAATATCTGGCGGGTTGAAGATCTGCGCAAAAGGGTATTATTTACCCTTTTTGTACTGATCATTTACCGCATCGGATCCTTTGTTCCCGTACCGGGAGTTAACAAAGAGGTGTTCGAGGCGACAAATTCTGCGGGTAAAGAAGTTTTTGGACTTCTAAACACATTCTCGGGTGGAGCGCTCTTTCAGTTCTCGATATTTGCGCTCGGGATCGTGCCTTACATCACTGCGTCTATCATAGTACAGCTGCTTTCCATGGACGTTATTCCAAAATTAGCGGAGTGGGCAAAGCAGGGTGAACAAGGTAAGAAGAAATCTGCACAGTTGACCCGTTATTTAACGGTAGGTCTGGCATTGATTCAAGCGTTTGGTACGTCGATCGGATTCAACCGCTTGTACAATACAGAAATGGTGCCTAATGCAACATTTGCAGATTATATCTTGATCGCGATTGTACTTACGGCCGGTACTTCATTCCTAATGTGGCTTGGTGAGCAGATCACCGAGAAGGGCATAGGAAACGGGATTTCGATTTTGATCTTTGCGGGTATCCTATCAACGGTGCCTAACATTATCAAACAAACGATCGAATCCGACTTCATCCAAGCTGACCAATTGTTCATGAACATTCTTAAAGGGGTAATCGTTGCAATTGTTATTGTGTTGATTATCATAGGTGTCATTTACATCCAGCAGGCGATTCGGAAAATTCCTGTACAGTACGCTAAACGCGTCGTAGGTAACAAAATGTACGGTGGACAGAACACACATATCCCGCTGAAGATTAATGCAGCAGGTGTTATCCCTGTCATCTTTGCTTCATCTCTGTTGATGTTCCCATCGATCATCGCCAACTTCTGGGCTGATCGCGCATGGGCACAGTGGATTGGAGCCAATCTCACTACTCATAAACCTCTGGGTATGTTACTGTATGTAGTGATGATTTTCGGGTTCACATTCTTCTATACTTTTGTACAGATGAATCCACAGCAGATGGCTGACAACATGAAAAAGAACGGCGGTTACATTCCAGGCATTCGTCCGGGTAAAGCAACCGAGAAATATCTGACCCGTGTCATGACTCGTTTGACAACGGCAGGTGCCATCTTCTTGGCAGTCATTTCCGTTCTGCCTGTAATTTTGGGGGCACTTTCTGGTTTGCCTCAATCTGCGCAAATTGGAGGAACATCTCTCCTGATCGTTATCGGTGTTGCGCTGGATACGATGAAGCAAATCGAAAGCCAATTGATCAAACGCCACTACAAAGGTTTTATCAATAAATAG
- the rplO gene encoding 50S ribosomal protein L15 yields MKLHELSPSPGSRKERKRLGRGPSSGTGKTSGRGHKGQNARSGGGVRPGFEGGQNPLYRRLPKRGFVNPTRKEYAVVNTEDLNSFAAGTEVTPEFLMTNGVVKNAKSGIKILGNGDVTVKLTVKANKFSQSAIEKIEAAGGTTEVI; encoded by the coding sequence ATGAAGTTACATGAGCTTTCACCATCTCCTGGATCCCGCAAAGAACGTAAACGTCTTGGTCGTGGTCCAAGTAGTGGTACAGGTAAAACATCAGGTCGCGGTCACAAAGGACAAAACGCTCGTTCTGGCGGTGGAGTACGTCCAGGCTTCGAAGGTGGACAAAATCCATTGTATCGTCGCTTGCCAAAACGTGGTTTTGTAAACCCAACTCGCAAAGAATATGCAGTTGTGAATACTGAAGACCTGAACAGTTTTGCTGCGGGTACTGAAGTAACTCCAGAATTCTTGATGACGAACGGCGTAGTTAAAAACGCTAAATCCGGAATCAAAATCCTGGGTAACGGTGATGTCACTGTGAAGCTGACTGTTAAAGCTAACAAGTTTTCTCAATCTGCTATTGAGAAAATTGAAGCTGCCGGCGGTACAACAGAGGTGATTTAA
- the rpmD gene encoding 50S ribosomal protein L30, whose amino-acid sequence MAKLEITLVRSLIGRPETQRTTVKTLGLRKINSKVVQNDNPAIRGMINKVSHLVAVKEVEA is encoded by the coding sequence ATGGCTAAATTAGAAATTACCCTCGTCCGCAGCTTGATCGGACGTCCGGAGACGCAAAGAACAACTGTGAAAACATTGGGCTTGCGCAAAATCAACAGCAAAGTGGTTCAAAACGACAATCCTGCCATTCGTGGTATGATTAACAAAGTAAGCCACTTGGTCGCTGTTAAAGAAGTAGAAGCTTAA